From Pseudomonas putida, one genomic window encodes:
- a CDS encoding FAD-binding and (Fe-S)-binding domain-containing protein, which translates to MIAQLPTTAPSAGYPEFLEALRNSGFRGQISADYATRTVLATDNSIYQRLPQAAVFPLDADDVARVAALMAEERFQQVKLTPRGGGTGTNGQSLTDGIVVDLSRHMNSILEINAQERWVRVQAGVVKDQLNAALKPHGLFFAPELSTSNRATVGGMINTDASGQGSCTYGKTRDHVLELHSVLLGGERLHSLPIDDAALEQACAAPGRVGEVYRTARDIQQTQAELIAATFPKLNRCLTGYDLAHLRDEQGRFNLNSVLCGAEGSLGYVVEAKLNVLPIPKYAVLVNVRYTSFMDALRDANALMAHKPLSIETVDSKVLMLAMKDIVWHSVAEYFPADPQRPTLGINLVEFCGDEPAEVNARVEAFIDHLQRDTSVERLGHTLAEGAEAVTRVYTMRKRSVGLLGNVEGEVRPQPFVEDTAVPPEQLADYIADFRALLDGYGLAYGMFGHVDAGVLHVRPALDMKDPAQAALVKPISDAVAALTKRYGGLLWGEHGKGLRSEYVPEYFGELYPALQRLKGAFDPRNQLNPGKICTPPDSAEGLTKVDGVTLRGDLDRTIDERVWQDFDSAVHCNGNGACYNYDPNDAMCPSWKATRERQHSPKGRASLIREWLRLQGAANIDVLAAARNKASWLKGLPARLLNNRARNQGQEDFSHEVYDAMAGCLACKSCAGQCPIKVNVPDFRSRFLELYHGRYQRPVRDYLIGSLEFTIPYLAHAPGLYNAVMGSKWVSRLLADKVGMVDSPLISRFNFQSTLTRCRVGVASVPALRELTPAQRERSIVLVQDAFTRYFETPLLAAFIELANRLGHRVFLAPYSANGKPLHVQGFLGAFAKAAIRNATQLKALADCGVPLVGLDPAMTLVYRQEYQKVPGLEGCPKVLLPQEWLMEVLPEQGQAEPASFRLMAHCTEKTNVPASTRQWEQLFARLGLKLVTEATGCCGMSGTYGHEARNQQASRTIFEQSWATKLDKQGEALATGYSCRSQVKRMTERQMRHPLEVVLQYVR; encoded by the coding sequence ATGATCGCCCAACTGCCGACCACTGCGCCAAGCGCCGGTTACCCAGAATTCCTCGAAGCCCTGCGCAACAGCGGCTTCCGTGGCCAGATCAGCGCCGATTACGCCACCCGTACCGTGCTGGCGACTGACAACTCCATCTATCAGCGCCTGCCCCAGGCGGCGGTATTCCCGCTGGACGCCGACGATGTCGCGCGGGTGGCCGCGCTGATGGCCGAAGAACGCTTCCAGCAGGTCAAACTGACCCCACGCGGTGGCGGTACCGGCACCAATGGCCAATCGCTGACCGACGGTATCGTGGTCGACCTCTCGCGGCACATGAACAGCATCCTCGAAATCAATGCCCAGGAGCGTTGGGTGCGAGTGCAGGCTGGCGTGGTCAAGGACCAGCTCAATGCCGCGCTCAAGCCTCACGGGCTGTTCTTTGCGCCTGAACTGTCCACCTCCAACCGCGCTACCGTCGGGGGTATGATCAACACCGACGCCAGCGGCCAGGGCAGTTGCACCTACGGCAAGACCCGCGACCACGTGCTGGAACTGCACAGCGTGCTGCTCGGTGGTGAGCGCCTGCACAGCCTGCCGATCGACGATGCGGCGCTGGAGCAGGCTTGTGCGGCCCCCGGTCGGGTGGGTGAGGTGTACCGGACTGCCCGCGACATCCAGCAAACCCAGGCCGAGCTGATCGCAGCCACCTTCCCCAAGCTCAACCGCTGCCTGACCGGCTACGACCTGGCGCACCTGCGCGACGAGCAGGGCCGTTTCAACCTCAACAGCGTGCTGTGTGGCGCCGAAGGGTCGTTGGGTTATGTGGTCGAAGCCAAGCTCAACGTGCTGCCGATTCCCAAGTATGCGGTGCTGGTCAACGTCCGCTACACCAGCTTCATGGACGCGCTGCGCGATGCAAATGCACTGATGGCGCACAAGCCCCTGTCGATCGAGACAGTGGATTCCAAGGTGCTGATGCTGGCGATGAAGGACATCGTCTGGCATAGCGTTGCCGAGTACTTCCCGGCCGACCCGCAGCGCCCGACGCTGGGTATCAACCTGGTAGAGTTCTGTGGCGATGAGCCTGCCGAGGTCAATGCTCGGGTTGAAGCCTTCATCGATCACCTGCAGCGCGACACCAGTGTCGAGCGCCTGGGCCATACCCTGGCCGAAGGGGCTGAGGCCGTGACTCGCGTCTACACCATGCGCAAGCGTTCGGTGGGGCTGCTGGGCAACGTCGAGGGCGAGGTGCGCCCGCAACCTTTCGTTGAAGACACTGCGGTGCCGCCCGAGCAACTGGCCGACTACATTGCCGATTTCCGCGCGCTGCTCGACGGCTATGGCCTGGCCTACGGCATGTTTGGCCACGTCGACGCCGGCGTGCTGCACGTACGCCCGGCTCTGGACATGAAAGACCCCGCCCAGGCGGCGCTGGTCAAGCCGATTTCCGATGCAGTGGCAGCGTTGACCAAACGCTACGGCGGCCTGCTGTGGGGCGAGCACGGCAAGGGGTTGCGTTCGGAATATGTGCCGGAGTACTTCGGCGAACTGTATCCGGCTCTGCAGCGCCTCAAGGGTGCCTTCGACCCGCGCAACCAACTCAACCCTGGCAAGATCTGCACCCCGCCGGACAGCGCCGAAGGGTTGACCAAGGTAGATGGCGTGACCTTGCGGGGCGACCTCGACCGTACCATCGACGAGCGTGTATGGCAGGACTTCGACAGCGCCGTGCACTGCAACGGCAATGGCGCCTGCTACAACTACGACCCCAACGACGCCATGTGCCCCTCGTGGAAGGCCACCCGTGAGCGCCAGCATTCGCCCAAGGGGCGCGCCTCGTTGATACGTGAATGGCTGCGCCTGCAGGGTGCAGCGAACATCGATGTGCTGGCTGCGGCGCGCAACAAGGCATCCTGGCTCAAAGGGCTGCCGGCGCGGCTGCTCAACAACCGGGCACGCAACCAGGGCCAGGAGGACTTTTCCCATGAGGTCTACGACGCCATGGCCGGCTGCCTGGCGTGCAAGTCATGTGCAGGCCAGTGCCCGATCAAGGTCAACGTGCCAGACTTCCGCTCGCGCTTCCTCGAGCTGTACCACGGCCGCTACCAGCGCCCGGTGCGTGACTACCTGATAGGCTCGCTGGAGTTCACCATCCCCTACCTGGCCCATGCACCTGGGCTGTACAACGCGGTGATGGGGTCGAAGTGGGTCAGCAGGTTGCTGGCGGACAAGGTCGGCATGGTCGACAGCCCGCTGATCAGTCGCTTCAACTTCCAGTCCACCCTCACGCGCTGCCGGGTTGGTGTGGCCAGCGTTCCAGCGCTGCGCGAGCTGACCCCGGCCCAGCGCGAGCGCAGCATCGTGCTGGTGCAGGATGCCTTCACCCGTTACTTCGAGACACCGCTACTGGCGGCGTTCATCGAGCTGGCCAATCGCCTTGGCCACCGTGTATTCCTGGCGCCTTACAGTGCCAATGGCAAGCCGCTGCACGTGCAGGGCTTTTTGGGGGCATTCGCCAAAGCGGCAATCCGCAATGCCACCCAGCTCAAGGCCCTGGCTGACTGCGGTGTGCCGCTGGTGGGCCTGGACCCTGCCATGACCCTGGTCTACCGCCAGGAGTACCAGAAGGTGCCGGGCCTGGAGGGCTGCCCCAAGGTGCTGTTGCCGCAGGAGTGGTTGATGGAGGTGCTGCCCGAGCAGGGGCAGGCCGAGCCTGCAAGCTTCCGGCTGATGGCCCACTGCACCGAAAAAACCAACGTGCCGGCCAGCACCCGCCAGTGGGAGCAGCTATTCGCGCGCTTGGGCCTGAAGCTGGTGACCGAGGCCACGGGGTGCTGCGGTATGTCCGGTACCTACGGGCACGAGGCACGTAACCAGCAGGCGTCGCGGACCATCTTCGAGCAATCCTGGGCGACCAAGCTGGACAAACAAGGGGAGGCGCTGGCAACCGGCTATTCGTGTCGTAGCCAGGTCAAGCGCATGACCGAACGGCAGATGCGTCATCCGCTGGAAGTGGTGTTGCAGTACGTCCGCTGA
- the scpB gene encoding SMC-Scp complex subunit ScpB, translating into MNLNEPRDLASLIEAFLLASGKPQSLERLYELFEEAERPEPKVFKKALEVLGKSCSGRAFELKEVASGYRLQIRENFAPWVGRLWEERPQRYSRALLETMALIAYRQPITRGEIEDVRGVAVNSNIIKTLMEREWIRVVGHREVPGRPAMFATTKAFLDHFNLKSLDELPALAELREMEPAPSIDPDDAPVPAHLQALADASLADEQAVAEPEEKTSFRSLLVELDAMEEGLKTDFDDLPEQDAPESEPEPEPEASVEDQGKLQP; encoded by the coding sequence ATGAATCTGAATGAACCCCGCGACCTGGCGTCGCTGATCGAGGCGTTTCTACTCGCCTCAGGCAAGCCGCAATCTCTCGAACGGCTGTACGAGCTGTTCGAGGAGGCCGAGCGCCCTGAGCCGAAGGTATTCAAGAAAGCGTTGGAAGTGCTCGGCAAATCCTGCAGTGGTCGGGCCTTCGAGCTCAAGGAAGTGGCCAGCGGCTATCGCTTGCAGATTCGCGAGAATTTCGCGCCGTGGGTGGGCCGCCTGTGGGAAGAGCGGCCGCAGCGCTATTCCCGTGCGCTGCTCGAAACCATGGCCTTGATCGCTTACCGCCAGCCCATCACCCGCGGCGAGATCGAGGACGTGCGGGGTGTTGCGGTCAACAGCAACATCATCAAGACCCTGATGGAGCGTGAATGGATCCGGGTGGTTGGCCATCGCGAGGTACCTGGGCGGCCGGCGATGTTCGCCACCACCAAGGCGTTTCTCGATCATTTCAACCTCAAGAGCCTGGACGAGTTACCGGCCTTGGCCGAGCTGCGTGAAATGGAGCCGGCGCCCTCGATCGACCCGGATGATGCACCGGTGCCGGCGCATTTGCAGGCGTTGGCCGATGCCAGCCTGGCCGACGAGCAGGCAGTTGCCGAACCCGAGGAGAAGACGAGCTTCCGTAGCCTGCTGGTGGAACTGGATGCGATGGAGGAGGGGCTCAAGACCGATTTCGATGATTTGCCAGAGCAGGATGCGCCAGAGTCAGAGCCAGAGCCAGAGCCAGAGGCCTCGGTCGAGGATCAAGGCAAGCTGCAGCCCTGA
- a CDS encoding segregation and condensation protein A, whose protein sequence is MEVILEAFEGPLDLLLYLIRKQNIDILDIPVAEITRQYMGYVELMKSVRLELAAEYLVMAAMLAEIKSRMLLPRSAEVEEEEGDPRAELIRRLQEYERFKAAAEGIDELPRVGRDVVVPRLEAPQAKVRKLLPQVSLEELLVSMAEVMRRNDLFESHQITRETLSTRERMSEVLARLKGGGFVPFVELFTAEEGKLGVVVTFMAILELVKESLIELVQNEPFAAIHVRVRAESVEEPDESE, encoded by the coding sequence CTGGAGGTCATCCTCGAGGCCTTCGAAGGCCCGCTCGACCTGCTGCTTTACCTGATCCGCAAGCAGAACATCGACATTCTCGACATCCCCGTGGCGGAGATCACCCGCCAGTACATGGGTTATGTCGAGTTGATGAAAAGCGTGCGCCTGGAGTTGGCCGCCGAATACCTGGTGATGGCTGCCATGCTTGCCGAGATCAAGTCGCGCATGTTGCTGCCACGCTCCGCCGAGGTCGAGGAGGAGGAAGGCGACCCGCGTGCTGAACTGATTCGCCGCTTGCAGGAGTACGAGCGTTTCAAGGCTGCAGCCGAAGGCATCGACGAGCTCCCGCGTGTTGGCCGTGACGTCGTGGTGCCGCGTCTGGAGGCGCCCCAGGCCAAGGTGCGCAAGCTGTTGCCCCAGGTCAGCCTGGAAGAATTGTTGGTCAGCATGGCCGAAGTCATGCGCCGCAACGATCTGTTCGAAAGCCACCAGATCACCCGTGAAACGCTGTCTACCCGCGAGCGCATGAGCGAAGTGCTGGCGCGCCTGAAGGGCGGCGGCTTCGTGCCTTTCGTCGAACTGTTCACGGCTGAGGAAGGCAAGCTGGGGGTGGTGGTCACCTTCATGGCGATTCTTGAGTTGGTGAAGGAATCGCTGATCGAACTGGTGCAAAATGAGCCTTTCGCCGCTATCCATGTCCGGGTGCGTGCCGAGTCTGTCGAAGAACCTGATGAATCTGAATGA
- a CDS encoding L-threonylcarbamoyladenylate synthase, which yields MSQFFQIHPENPQPRLIRQAVEIIRKGGVVVYPTDSAYALGCQIGDKAAIERVRRLRGLDKTHNFTLMCCDMSQLGLYAKVDTGTFRLLKAHVPGPYTFILNGTREVPRLLLHEKRRTIGLRVPDHAITLALLAELGEPLMSVSLILPGDTEPMTDPYEIRERLEHHVDLVIDGGFGDLKASTIIDLSGDEPELIREGCGDPTPFLVNA from the coding sequence GTGAGCCAATTTTTCCAGATTCATCCGGAAAACCCCCAGCCGCGGCTGATCCGTCAGGCGGTGGAAATCATCCGCAAGGGCGGTGTGGTCGTCTACCCGACCGATTCGGCCTACGCACTGGGATGCCAGATCGGTGACAAGGCAGCGATTGAACGGGTTCGGCGTCTGCGTGGGCTGGACAAGACCCACAATTTCACCCTGATGTGCTGCGACATGTCGCAGCTGGGCCTTTACGCCAAGGTCGACACCGGTACCTTCCGCCTGCTCAAGGCCCACGTACCCGGCCCCTACACGTTCATCCTCAATGGCACCCGTGAGGTGCCGCGGCTGTTGCTGCACGAGAAGCGTCGCACCATCGGCCTGCGCGTGCCGGACCACGCCATCACCCTGGCATTGCTGGCTGAGCTGGGTGAGCCGCTGATGAGCGTGAGCCTGATCCTGCCCGGGGATACCGAGCCGATGACCGACCCGTATGAAATCCGCGAGCGCCTGGAACACCATGTGGACCTGGTGATTGATGGCGGTTTCGGCGACCTCAAGGCCTCGACCATCATCGACCTGTCCGGCGACGAGCCTGAACTGATCCGCGAAGGTTGCGGCGACCCCACGCCATTTCTGGTCAACGCGTGA
- a CDS encoding MFS transporter, with the protein MPDSPRPLAVTLQVVSIVLFTFIGYLNIGIPLAVLPGYVHNDLGFSTVVAGLVISVQYLATLLSRPTASRIIDNLGSKKAVMYGLAGCGLSGVFMLACAFLTHLPWLSLACLLVGRLVLGSAESLVGSGSIGWGIGRVGAENTAKVISWNGIASYGALAIGAPLGVLMVKHLGLWSMGASIIALCAAGLLLAWPKRAAPIVSGVRLPFLRVLGKVFPHGSGLALGSIGFGTIATFITLYYASRGWANAALTLSLFGASFICARLLFGNLINRIGGFKVAIACLSVETLGLLMLWLAPSAELALAGAALSGFGFSLVFPALGVEAVNQVSAANRGAAVGAYSLFIDLSLGITGPLVGAVASGFGFASMFLFAAAAACSGLLLSLYLYRQARRFRQS; encoded by the coding sequence ATGCCCGACTCACCGCGCCCCCTTGCGGTCACCCTGCAAGTCGTCTCCATCGTCCTGTTCACCTTCATCGGCTACCTGAACATCGGCATCCCCCTCGCCGTACTGCCTGGCTATGTGCACAACGATCTGGGTTTCAGCACCGTCGTCGCCGGCCTGGTGATCAGCGTGCAATACCTCGCCACCCTGCTCAGCCGCCCCACAGCCAGCCGCATCATCGACAACCTGGGCAGCAAGAAGGCCGTCATGTATGGCCTCGCCGGTTGCGGCCTGAGTGGCGTGTTCATGCTCGCCTGCGCCTTTCTCACCCACCTGCCCTGGCTGAGCCTGGCCTGCCTGCTGGTCGGCCGCCTGGTACTGGGAAGTGCAGAGAGCCTGGTCGGCTCGGGCTCGATAGGCTGGGGGATTGGCCGGGTCGGCGCCGAGAACACCGCTAAAGTCATCTCCTGGAACGGGATCGCCAGCTACGGTGCACTGGCCATCGGCGCCCCACTGGGCGTGCTGATGGTCAAGCACCTGGGGCTGTGGAGCATGGGGGCGAGCATCATCGCGCTGTGCGCGGCAGGCTTGCTGCTGGCATGGCCAAAACGCGCTGCGCCGATCGTCAGCGGCGTGCGCCTGCCGTTTCTGCGGGTACTGGGCAAGGTGTTCCCACACGGTTCGGGCCTGGCCTTGGGCTCGATCGGCTTTGGCACCATCGCCACCTTCATCACCCTTTACTACGCCAGCCGCGGCTGGGCGAACGCAGCACTGACCCTGAGCCTGTTCGGTGCCAGTTTCATCTGTGCGCGGCTGCTGTTCGGCAACCTCATCAACCGGATTGGCGGGTTCAAGGTGGCGATCGCGTGCCTGTCGGTCGAGACACTGGGGCTGTTGATGCTGTGGCTGGCACCCAGTGCAGAACTCGCCTTGGCCGGCGCGGCGCTAAGTGGCTTCGGCTTCTCGCTGGTATTCCCGGCACTGGGCGTGGAAGCGGTGAACCAGGTTTCGGCAGCCAATCGCGGGGCGGCGGTGGGGGCGTACTCGCTGTTCATCGACCTGTCGCTGGGGATTACCGGGCCACTGGTGGGCGCGGTGGCCTCGGGGTTCGGCTTCGCTTCGATGTTTTTGTTCGCGGCAGCGGCAGCCTGCAGCGGGCTGCTGTTGAGCCTGTATCTGTACCGTCAGGCACGGCGTTTCAGGCAGAGTTGA
- a CDS encoding amino acid permease: MSEHNMHSGELKRGLKNRHIQLIALGGAIGTGLFLGSAGVMKYAGPSMILGYAICGFIAFMIMRQLGEMIVEEPVAGSFSHFAHKYWGGFAGFMSGWNCWVLYILVGMSELTAVGKYIHYWWPEIPTWVTAAGFFLLINVINLMNVKVFGEAEFWFAIIKVAAIVGMIGLGAYLLTSGSGGPEASVTNLWAHDGFFPNGVSGLVMALAFIMFSFGGLEMLGFTAAEADKPKTVIPKAINQVIYRILIFYIGALVVLLSLTPWDTLVASIDASGGSYGSSPFVQVFSLLGSDVAAHLLNFVVLTAALSVYNSGTYCNARMLLGMAEQGDAPAALAKVDKRGVPVRSILVSAAVTLIAVLLNYFMPHDALELLMSLVVATLVINWAMISFSHLKFRQHLNRTGQKPLFKALWYPYGNYICLAFVVLILGIMLQIPGIQVSVYAIPVWVLMMFLFYIIKPKRRELGNGAAAGTVAK, translated from the coding sequence ATGAGTGAACACAACATGCATTCAGGCGAGCTCAAGCGGGGCCTGAAGAACCGCCACATCCAGTTGATCGCCCTTGGCGGCGCGATTGGTACCGGCCTGTTCCTTGGCTCGGCAGGCGTGATGAAATACGCCGGCCCGTCGATGATCCTGGGCTACGCCATCTGCGGTTTCATCGCCTTCATGATCATGCGCCAGCTTGGGGAGATGATCGTCGAAGAGCCAGTGGCCGGTTCGTTCAGCCACTTTGCCCATAAGTACTGGGGCGGTTTTGCCGGATTCATGTCGGGCTGGAATTGCTGGGTGCTGTACATCCTGGTGGGCATGTCGGAGCTGACGGCGGTCGGCAAGTACATTCACTACTGGTGGCCGGAGATCCCGACGTGGGTCACGGCAGCAGGCTTCTTCCTGCTGATCAACGTCATCAACCTCATGAACGTGAAGGTGTTCGGCGAAGCCGAGTTCTGGTTCGCCATCATCAAGGTCGCCGCCATCGTCGGCATGATCGGCCTGGGTGCCTACCTGCTGACCAGCGGCAGCGGCGGCCCCGAAGCTTCGGTGACCAACCTGTGGGCGCATGATGGCTTCTTCCCGAACGGTGTCAGCGGCCTGGTCATGGCACTGGCGTTCATCATGTTCTCCTTCGGTGGCCTGGAAATGCTCGGCTTCACTGCAGCCGAGGCAGACAAGCCGAAAACCGTGATCCCCAAGGCCATCAACCAGGTCATCTACCGCATCCTGATCTTCTACATCGGTGCACTGGTCGTCCTGCTGTCGCTGACCCCGTGGGATACCCTGGTCGCCAGCATCGATGCTTCTGGCGGCAGCTACGGCAGCAGCCCGTTCGTGCAGGTGTTCTCGCTGCTGGGCAGTGATGTGGCCGCCCACCTGTTGAACTTCGTGGTCCTGACGGCGGCACTGTCGGTGTACAACAGTGGTACCTACTGCAATGCCCGCATGCTGCTGGGCATGGCCGAGCAAGGCGATGCCCCCGCAGCGCTGGCCAAGGTCGACAAACGTGGTGTGCCGGTGCGTTCGATCCTGGTGTCGGCAGCCGTTACCCTGATCGCCGTGCTGCTCAACTACTTCATGCCGCATGATGCGCTGGAGCTGCTGATGTCACTGGTCGTGGCGACCCTGGTGATCAACTGGGCAATGATCAGTTTCTCGCACCTGAAATTCCGCCAGCATTTGAACCGCACCGGCCAGAAGCCGCTGTTCAAGGCGCTGTGGTACCCCTATGGCAACTACATCTGCCTGGCGTTCGTGGTGCTGATCCTGGGCATCATGCTGCAAATCCCGGGCATCCAGGTTTCGGTATATGCCATTCCAGTGTGGGTGCTGATGATGTTCCTGTTCTACATCATCAAGCCCAAACGCCGCGAGCTGGGCAACGGCGCAGCAGCCGGTACTGTTGCCAAGTAA
- a CDS encoding 4a-hydroxytetrahydrobiopterin dehydratase, with translation MNALNQAHCEACRADAPKVTDEELAELIREIPDWNIEVRDGHMELERVFLFKNFKHALAFTNAVGEIAEAEGHHPGLLTEWGKVTVTWWSHSIKGLHRNDFIMCARTDKVAETAEGRK, from the coding sequence ATGAATGCCTTGAACCAAGCCCACTGCGAAGCCTGCCGCGCCGATGCGCCAAAAGTCACCGACGAGGAACTGGCCGAACTCATCCGCGAGATCCCGGACTGGAACATCGAAGTACGTGACGGTCACATGGAGCTGGAGCGCGTGTTCCTGTTCAAGAACTTCAAGCATGCCCTGGCCTTCACCAATGCCGTAGGCGAAATCGCTGAAGCTGAAGGCCATCACCCAGGCCTGCTGACCGAGTGGGGCAAAGTGACTGTCACCTGGTGGAGCCACTCCATCAAAGGCCTGCACCGCAACGACTTCATCATGTGCGCGCGCACCGACAAGGTTGCCGAAACCGCTGAAGGGCGCAAGTAA
- the rluB gene encoding 23S rRNA pseudouridine(2605) synthase RluB — MSEQDLQNTEITPPAGEKLQKVLARIGVGSRRDVEAWISQGRIKVNGVEATLGQRVDLHDAIAVDGKLIKREEAAEATRRVIMYNKPDGEICTRDDPEGRPTVFDRLSRPKEGRWINIGRLDINTTGLLLFTTDGELANRLMHPSYEMDREYAVRVRGEVDDEMIERLKAGVMLEDGPAKFTDIQKAPGGEGFNHWYHCVVMEGRNREVRRLWESQGMVVSRLKRVRFGPVFLNSDLPMGRWREMTQGEIDILAAEVGLQPVALPAMNLKAKDKMERLQRKSTRPMGRSERVRSLRPAQDAAAAERPARQPREEAPRKGSRGSAVAERPSEMRKRPAKPDGDKPAGRGRGKPRG; from the coding sequence ATGAGTGAGCAAGACCTGCAAAACACCGAAATCACCCCGCCAGCCGGCGAAAAGCTGCAGAAAGTGCTGGCGCGCATTGGCGTGGGTTCGCGCCGTGACGTCGAGGCTTGGATCAGCCAGGGCCGTATCAAGGTCAATGGCGTCGAGGCCACCCTCGGCCAGCGCGTCGACCTGCACGATGCCATCGCTGTCGACGGCAAGCTGATCAAGCGCGAAGAGGCCGCCGAGGCCACGCGCCGGGTGATCATGTACAACAAGCCCGATGGCGAGATCTGCACCCGTGACGACCCGGAAGGCCGTCCGACCGTGTTCGACCGCCTGTCGCGGCCGAAGGAAGGCCGCTGGATCAACATTGGCCGCCTCGACATCAACACCACCGGCCTGCTGCTGTTCACCACCGACGGTGAGCTGGCCAACCGCCTGATGCACCCGTCCTACGAGATGGACCGCGAGTACGCGGTGCGTGTGCGTGGCGAGGTCGATGACGAGATGATCGAACGCCTGAAGGCGGGCGTGATGCTTGAGGACGGCCCGGCCAAGTTCACCGACATCCAGAAGGCTCCAGGGGGTGAAGGTTTCAACCACTGGTACCACTGTGTGGTGATGGAAGGGCGCAACCGTGAGGTACGCCGCCTGTGGGAATCGCAGGGCATGGTGGTCAGCCGCCTCAAGCGCGTGCGTTTCGGCCCGGTGTTCCTCAACTCCGATCTGCCGATGGGCCGCTGGCGTGAAATGACCCAGGGCGAAATCGACATCCTGGCCGCTGAAGTGGGCCTGCAGCCGGTGGCGCTGCCTGCCATGAACCTGAAGGCCAAGGACAAGATGGAGCGCCTGCAGCGCAAGTCGACGCGGCCGATGGGGCGTAGCGAGCGTGTGCGCAGCCTGCGGCCGGCGCAGGATGCCGCGGCTGCCGAGCGTCCGGCTCGCCAGCCGCGTGAAGAGGCGCCACGCAAGGGCAGCCGCGGCAGCGCCGTTGCTGAGCGTCCGAGCGAGATGCGCAAGCGCCCGGCCAAGCCTGACGGTGATAAGCCGGCAGGGCGTGGTCGCGGCAAGCCGCGCGGCTGA
- a CDS encoding LysR substrate-binding domain-containing protein, whose product MNYRHLTPSMSLLLAFEAAARHESYTRAAAELSLTQSAVSRQVQALEQQLGLTLFRREGRQVQLTDVGRLYQRELSEALGRIRSATLQALAYQSGVGTLRLATLPTFGSKWLLPRLHAFYSAHPGMLVHIHSRIEAINFDTSEIDAAIGVASHDLPGLICHRLHAEELVVILPPQAGSDAQAWDPARISAEVLLNVANNPHAWGEWFSHHGLAHRAMRLGPSFELTSHLIQAVRAGIGIGLVPRILVDEELAKGELFSPGTAFASQRSYYLIYPPRNEALPSLRAFRGWLLEQI is encoded by the coding sequence ATGAATTACCGTCACCTGACACCCTCCATGTCATTGCTGCTGGCTTTCGAGGCTGCCGCCCGGCATGAAAGCTACACCCGCGCCGCTGCCGAACTGTCCCTGACCCAGAGCGCGGTCAGCCGGCAAGTGCAGGCGCTGGAACAGCAACTCGGGCTGACCCTGTTCCGCCGCGAAGGCCGCCAGGTACAACTCACCGACGTGGGCCGGCTGTACCAGCGCGAACTCAGCGAAGCGCTGGGCCGCATCCGCAGCGCCACCTTGCAAGCCCTGGCTTACCAGTCCGGGGTCGGCACGCTGCGCTTGGCTACCCTGCCCACCTTCGGCTCCAAGTGGCTGCTGCCGCGCCTGCATGCCTTCTACAGCGCCCACCCGGGCATGCTGGTACACATTCATTCGCGGATCGAAGCGATCAACTTCGATACCAGCGAGATCGATGCCGCCATCGGCGTGGCCAGCCATGACCTGCCGGGGCTTATCTGCCATCGGCTGCATGCCGAGGAGCTGGTGGTGATCCTCCCGCCGCAAGCCGGCAGCGATGCCCAGGCCTGGGACCCGGCACGCATCAGTGCCGAGGTACTGCTCAACGTCGCCAACAATCCTCATGCCTGGGGCGAATGGTTTTCGCACCATGGCCTGGCGCACCGGGCGATGCGCCTGGGGCCGAGCTTCGAGCTGACGTCACACCTGATTCAGGCGGTGCGCGCAGGGATCGGCATCGGCCTGGTGCCGCGGATATTGGTGGACGAGGAGCTGGCCAAGGGCGAACTGTTCAGCCCGGGCACGGCGTTCGCCAGCCAGCGCAGCTATTACCTGATCTACCCCCCACGGAACGAAGCGCTGCCCTCGCTGCGGGCGTTTCGTGGCTGGCTGCTCGAGCAGATCTGA